The sequence below is a genomic window from Vicinamibacterales bacterium.
GCCGCCCTCGTTCTTGCCGATGGTGAAGCCCGCCTGCATCTGCCACTTCTGCGAGAAGCGCTTGGTGGCGGTGAACTCGACGCCCTTGTAGGTGGTATCGAGGTAGTCGACGTTGTCACGCACGTTCAGCGTCACCGCGTTGGCGGCCGCCGAGATGTTGTAGACCGTGGCCGTGGTCGGCTTCGGGCTCGCCAGCGTGCCGCCGGGGCCGTTGGGGATGGTGATGGTGTGCGCGGTGTAGGCGCTGGCCGGCTGCAGGGTGTTGACCTGGCCGATCTGCTTGCGATTGGTGCGGTAGTAGAACATCGCACCGACGCGCACGGCGCCGGGAAGCTGGGTCTCGATGCCCACGGTGGCTTCATCCGAGTACGGCCAGTCCACGCCCGGCGCGTAGTTGGTCAGGACGCCGCCGCTGAACGACGCCGGGCAGGTGCCAATCTCCGAGGCCTGCACCTTGCCGTCGCCATTCGGGTCGGTCCACACGCAGTCGCGGTTGCCGACGGTGAGCGGGTTGACGTTGGTCACGCGGTCGATGCCGACCTGCAGGCCGTAGCGGCTGTAGCTGGCCTTGACCGCCGTGCGGCCACTACCCGTCAGGTCGTACGACGCGCCGGCCCGCCACACCGCGATGCTCTGGTTGAGCGCTTCGGTTTCCGCCACCGTGCGCGCGGCGGCGAACGCGCCACCCGGGCTCGACTGCTCGGGCAACGTGCCCACGTACTTATCGAAGCGGCCGCCGATGTTCAGCGTCAACCGGTTCATCGACCAGGAATCCTGGATGAAGAAGCCGGTCACGATCGCTTTGTTCTTCGAGAACGCCGGCGAGTTGAACTGGCGGACCGAGGTCGGCACACCGTTGTTGTAAACCGTCCAGTGGTCGCCCTTCACCGAGTAATCCGAGCCGTAGAAGAGGCGGCCCCACTGCACGCCGGCCTTGAACAGGTGCTCCCCGCCCAGGCCGCTCTTGCCGAAGGTGAGGACGTTGTCGAACTGATGGCGCGAGTTGGGCTGGTGCTCCTCGCGCGTCGAGGCGCAGCAGACGCGGGTGTTGCCGGTGTCGATGCGGCGGATCGCGTCGGCGGCGGTATCGGGCTGGTAGGTGTAGTTGGTCTGGCCGTCCATCACGCTGAAGTTCGACTCGAACACCAGGCTGCCGCGAATGCCGGTGTACTTGGCCTGCGTGGTCTGCACGGGATTGGTCTGCACCACCGAGGCGATGTCCGGAATCAGGTCGGCGCTGTCGCGGCGGTGGCCGCGGATTTTGTCGTTCCACAGGTACGACACCGACAGCTTGTTGTTGGTGGTGAGCTGGCCGACCAGCTTGCCGGAGTAGTTCTTCAGGTCGTTGTCGTCGAGAGCCTGCGAGCCATCGTCGTTTCGAGCGCTCACCAGCTTGTTGACCACCCACTTGCGGATGGTGCCGTTGACCCACAACCGGTTCTGGACCAGCGCGCCGCCGCCCGACAGGTTGAAATCGTAGGTCTTGAGTGTCGGGTTACCCAGGAAGGTCGGGTTGAGCTTCTGCGTCTCGGCCCAGTTTTCGCCCTGCAGGTCGTCGTTGGCAAAGTTGTAGCGGGCGTTGCCCTTCCAGCGGTTGCCGCCGTCCTTGGTGACCATGTTGATCGAGACGCCGCCGGCGAGCGTTTCCGCCGGGATCGCCGAGGTCATGTAGTTGACCTCCTCGAACATGCCCTGGTCGTAATACATCATGGTCGCGCCGCCGCCGCCGCCGGGCCAGTTCACCGTGGCGCCGTCGATGTTGTAGCTGACGTCGTTGGTGTTCGAGCCGTGCGCCGACATGCTGCTCTGCTGCATCGACTGCGTGCCGCCGACGTCGTAGGTCGCCACCTGCACGCCGGGGATCAGCTTGGCCAGCGACCACGGGTCGCGGCCGGTGGGAATGCCTTCCAGGATCTCCTGGTTCATGACCGTCTGCTGCACGTTGGAGCGAACGTCCACGGTGGGCGATTCACCGGTCACCGTGATGGTCTCGGACAGCGCGCCCACTTCCATCTTGCCGTTGATGGTGGCGACGAACGCGGCGCTGATGCGCACGTCCGGGCGGTCAATGGTGCGGAAGCCCTGCAGTTCGAACTTCACGCCGTAGGTGCCAGGCGCGAGGCGGTCGAACCGGTAAGTGCCGGTCGTATCGCTCACCTGCGATTGGGGGCCGCCAATCAAGCGCTCGCCGCTAAGGATGATCGTCACCCCTGGCAGGACCGCGCCACTGGCGTCGGTCACCGTGCCCGTGATCGAGCCGGTCGTCTGGGCGTGTGCGAGCGGAACGCTCGACAACACCGCCATGCAAACGAGTACGCACATCCGCCTTACCATCGTCATGCCTCTCCTCCGTCGTGAACACAAGTGGCGTCTCCAACGCGTCCAGACGACTACCCCGGCCGCACGTTGACGCGACATTGTGCACGATTGTTCCCCGGTTCGACAGCGCTTTTCCGTGAACCGTGGGATGAGTCGCGGGAATATACTCGGCGCCACGGTCCCCGGGTTGCACACTGACTCATTTTTCGCGGTTCGCCATCAGACCCGGCGCGTAGCGCCGCCAGCGAACTTGCCGTCGGGTCTCTGCGCCTCTGTGACTCTGTGGCAGATTATGAGGGCATGCGCATGAAGAGTCTCTGTCTGGTAATTGCATTGGCGCTCGGCGGCATTACGCACGCCCAGGAGCCGCAGCAGCCGTTCGAGCCCAGGAGCGGCCAGGCCGGCAAGGACGTGGTGTGGGTGCCGTCGCCGCCGGCCATGGTGAGCAAGATGCTCGAGATGGCCAAGGTCACAGCGGACGACTTCGTGATGGACCTCGGATCCGGCGACGGCCGCAACATCATCGCCGCGGCCAGGCTCGGCGCGCGCGGCCTGGGCGTGGAGTTCAACCCCGAGATGGTGGCGCTGTCGCGCAAGCTGGCGGCCGAAGCCGGGGTCGGCGACAAGGCGCAGTTCGTCGAAGGCGACATGTACCAGGCCGACATCTCGAAGGCGACAGTGCTCGCGCTGTTCCTGCTGCCGGTCAACCTGGATCGCCTCGCCCCGGCATTCCTGGCCCTCACGCCGGGGACGCGCATCGCCGCCAACACGTTCGGCATGAGTGGCTGGGATCCCGACGAGAGCTTCACGCTCGACCAGGACACCGACTGCTCGAGCTGGTGCGAGGTCCTGCTGTGGATTGTGCCGGCGCCGGTGGCCGGGACCTGGCGGATGAGCGACGGCAGCCTCACCCTGACGCAGGATCACCAGTTGATCCAGGGCGCGGTGACCATCGACGGCGCCACGCACCCGATCGCCAACCAGAAGCTGCGGGGCGACGACCTCACCTTCATTGCCGGCGGGCAGGCCTACAGGGGCAAGGTCAGCGGCAACCAGATTGAGGGGACGATCACGGCGCCCGCGGGTGCCATCCCCTGGAAGGCAACACGCTAGGCGTTTACTGCGCGAGCTTTTCCATCGCGATCGTGAAGGCGCGCCGTCCGGCCTGCGGGTCGTAGACGATGACCGGCATCAGGCGGCCGCGAATGCGATCCGGGTTCGAGCGCGCGTAACCCATCAGCGTCGCGGCCAGCAGCTGCTGCGACCCTTCCTCGATCCCGGCACGGGGCACGCCGGTCAGCAGGTCGTTCAGCGACAGGTCCCACGCCTCGCCCCACAGCAACGCGTCCACCACGGTGCCCTTCAACACGTTGTGGGAGAAGTTGAAAAAGAAGGACAAGGGTGAGTAGGCGGTTTCGGTCGGCCGGTGACGCTCGAACGCGGCCATCAGTGCGTCCTTGTGCTTCGCGAACAACTCGAGGAACTGGGCGCGGTCGGCTTCGGACTGCGACAACGACGCCGGCGGCACGCCGACAAAAGCGCGCGCGTCCGGGGTCAGCCCGTTCAGCAGGGCCTCTTCGATCACGGCGCGATCCCGGTCTTCGAGGCCGGTGGACGACAGCCGATCATACGCGCGCATGGTCGCGGCCAGGGCAAAGCACAGCCATGGATAGTCGGCGACGTTGTCGTCGCGCAGCGCCACCGTGTCGCGGCCGCATTGCGCCTCGAACCCGAAGCGCAGGTGGCAGCCCATGCTGGCGGCGTGCCCGATCGCGATCTTTGCCTGG
It includes:
- a CDS encoding class I SAM-dependent methyltransferase encodes the protein MKSLCLVIALALGGITHAQEPQQPFEPRSGQAGKDVVWVPSPPAMVSKMLEMAKVTADDFVMDLGSGDGRNIIAAARLGARGLGVEFNPEMVALSRKLAAEAGVGDKAQFVEGDMYQADISKATVLALFLLPVNLDRLAPAFLALTPGTRIAANTFGMSGWDPDESFTLDQDTDCSSWCEVLLWIVPAPVAGTWRMSDGSLTLTQDHQLIQGAVTIDGATHPIANQKLRGDDLTFIAGGQAYRGKVSGNQIEGTITAPAGAIPWKATR
- a CDS encoding TonB-dependent receptor — its product is MCVLVCMAVLSSVPLAHAQTTGSITGTVTDASGAVLPGVTIILSGERLIGGPQSQVSDTTGTYRFDRLAPGTYGVKFELQGFRTIDRPDVRISAAFVATINGKMEVGALSETITVTGESPTVDVRSNVQQTVMNQEILEGIPTGRDPWSLAKLIPGVQVATYDVGGTQSMQQSSMSAHGSNTNDVSYNIDGATVNWPGGGGGATMMYYDQGMFEEVNYMTSAIPAETLAGGVSINMVTKDGGNRWKGNARYNFANDDLQGENWAETQKLNPTFLGNPTLKTYDFNLSGGGALVQNRLWVNGTIRKWVVNKLVSARNDDGSQALDDNDLKNYSGKLVGQLTTNNKLSVSYLWNDKIRGHRRDSADLIPDIASVVQTNPVQTTQAKYTGIRGSLVFESNFSVMDGQTNYTYQPDTAADAIRRIDTGNTRVCCASTREEHQPNSRHQFDNVLTFGKSGLGGEHLFKAGVQWGRLFYGSDYSVKGDHWTVYNNGVPTSVRQFNSPAFSKNKAIVTGFFIQDSWSMNRLTLNIGGRFDKYVGTLPEQSSPGGAFAAARTVAETEALNQSIAVWRAGASYDLTGSGRTAVKASYSRYGLQVGIDRVTNVNPLTVGNRDCVWTDPNGDGKVQASEIGTCPASFSGGVLTNYAPGVDWPYSDEATVGIETQLPGAVRVGAMFYYRTNRKQIGQVNTLQPASAYTAHTITIPNGPGGTLASPKPTTATVYNISAAANAVTLNVRDNVDYLDTTYKGVEFTATKRFSQKWQMQAGFTIGKNEGGVSGGTDLNDPNNTQFPTGIIGNDSETALRVSGSYELPGRINLAGSMIANNGYPYVSTYSLSRAVAATQGVTLTRATQTIQLSERGTERYDNVMMFDIRLSRSFRFGSRSFQPQVDFFNIGNSDTAVGRTVAVGGSYLRPTEILAPRIIRVGFSLNF